AGCAAAGGCACTGTCTGCTTCGAGTCGTTCGCCGAGAAACTCGGATAGCGTGAACCGGTTTGACTGGTAAAAGTAGCCAAGCGAGGAAATCATCAGGTACACATCGCGCGCCCTGATCTCTGGTCGAAACAGCCCTTGTTGCTGGCCCTGCCGGATGACGGTATCGATCGCACCGACTGCGATGATCGAATACCGCTGTGTGGACCGTGCCTTGCTGACGTGCTTCCCGCGTTGCAAGTTCTCACTGTTAAGAATAGTCACAAATTCAGGGTGATCCCGGAAATAGTGAATGATGAAGTGGATCATGCGCTTCAGGCTGGCCAGGGGATCATCCGGAATGATCTCGATCTGACACTCTGCCACGTTGAACCTGCGATAGATCTCTTCGAGAACAGCAACAAACAGGCCTTCCTTGTTACCGAAATAGTAGTAGATCATCCTGTCATGGGAGTTGGCCGCTTTGGATATCTTGTCAACACTGCCGCCCGCCAAGCCATACTTGGCGAATACGTCGACTGCGGCCTGTAGTATTCGGTCGCGAGTGGACACCTTCTCGCTCGCAGAGGAGGAAGGGTTGTTCACTGTGCTGGCTGTGCGTCCCATAGGCGTCTATTGTTCAACGAAAGCGCGTTCAATCACGAAGTCACCCGGCCTGGACGTGTTGCCTTCCTTGAACCCGCGTTGCTCGAGCATCTCTTTCAAGTCACGCAGCATTGCCGGGCTGCCGCAAATCATGGCTCGATCGATCTCGGGGTCAAACGCCGGGATCCCGAGGTCCTGGAACAGCTTGCCGTTTTCGATCAGGTCAGTGATCCGTCCCTGATTGTGAAATGGTTCCCGGGTGACGGTCGGATAATACAGCAGGTGTTCCTGAATCATTTCTCCCAGCAACTCGTGCTGTGGTAGCTCTTCTGTCAGGTACTGATGATAGGCCAGTTCAGCAACTTCGCGAACGCTGTGCACCAGTACAACCTGTTCGTACTTCTCAAAAGTGGCCGGATCACGGATGATGCTCAGAAAGGGTGCCAGACCGGTTCCCGAACTCAGCAGGTACAGCCGTTTGCCTGGAAGCAGGTAATCGATCAGGAGCGTTCCAGTTGGCTTGCGACCGACGATGATTTCGTCTCCGGGCTGAATGTGCTGCAGACGTGAGGTCAGCGGACCATCCTGAACCTTGATGCTCAGAAACTCGAGATGTTCTTCGTAATTTGCACTGACAATACTGTACGCTCTCAGAAGCGGCTTGCCATTGACCTGAAGGCCTATCATTGTGAAATGGCCGTTGCTGAATCGCAGTGAAGCGTCGCGAGTAGTTGTAAAAGAAAACAGCTTGTCAGTCCAGTGATGGACGGTCAAAACCTTCTCGTGATTAAAAGCGCTCATTGGTTATCCATGTCTGATCCCCGTAAAGAGGGGCTTCAAGAGTTTGAAAATTTTTATAAATCAAGGGCCGTGTGACCGGAGTCTGTTCTCAATGAACCGGTCGGCAAATGTTGATATGTCCTGAATTGTATTTCAGCGATCGCTAAACGTTTTGTGGAACAACTCATCACAGGCATAAACATATTTCCTGGTAAAAGACGTAGCATGCTTGCGTTCACAGACTCGGGGCGGTCAGTGCTCTGTGAATTGCGCCATTCGGGGTGCAAATGCATTTGCTCGACACTGTTAAGCCTGTGACCCGTATCATCGCCCAATAAAAGGCAAACCCAGCTGGATGTGCTTGGCTTCTCTTGATGAAGCGCAAGCGCTTTCGTGATCCACGGCGTGACAGTTTGCCTCACAGGAGGCTGGTCAGTGCGTGCTGTCGCATGGTGCGGCGCCCAGGCGGTGTTGATGCTTTGCGGCTAACGATGGACCTGGCGCTCCAGGCCTGTGGGCAGTCTCCATCTGAAACAGGTCTGCACAGATTTTTATACGGGTCATCCGAAATATTCATCTCGTCCACCAGCAGCGAGCGATGACTTGAAACCGGCAAGCCCTGAGTGTTTGACGCCGGAAACGGGTCGCCACTGGACGGACTTGCTATTTGTCGCAGTTTTGACCACAATAGAGTCACTCGATTGTCGTGTGCGATTCTACATACGCGAGATTTGATGCTGGACGACTGGCAGTTAAATGCACGTCAGGACCGGTTCACCGTTCGATTGCATTAATTGTCTGAAAGTTCAACTCAATTAGTTGGCCCCGGTTCATTTTGACGACCGGGGTTTTGTTTTGGATTTCAGGATTTGGTTTTTAGGATTTTTTGCCATGTCAGCCATACCTATTACCGCCAGCGGTGCGGAACGTTTGCGTGAAGAACTACATCGTTTGAAGCATGTGGAGCGTCCAGCCGTGATCGATGCGATCGCCGAGGCTCGGGCCCAGGGCGATCTGTCGGAGAACGCGGAATACGATGCGGCCCGGGAGCGTCAAGGCTTTGTGGAGGCGCGGATCAGTGAGCTCGAGGGGGCTTTATCCAATGCCCAGATCATCGAGCCATCGGAGCTCAATGCGGATGGAGCCGTTGTGTTTGGTGCTACGGTCGAAATCGAAGACCTTGATACCGAGGTCAGAGTGACCTATCAGATCGTGGGTGACCTTGAGGCTGATATTCGAAAGAACATGATTTCTGTCTCGAGTCCAGTTGCCAGGGCACTGATCGGTCGCAGGGCGGGTGACGTTGCAGAGGTTCAAACGCCTTCTGGAGTGAAAGAGTACGAGATCGTCGGCCTGAGCTATAAGTGATCAGTTCATCTGCGTTTCATGGGGATGCTTGAAAGTGAGCTCAGAGAGGAAATCTCTGAGCTCTGACGAATGTCATGAGGGCAACGCAAACGGAGCGAAGGCCTCGTCAGTGCTGGCAGTGAACTGTCTCAGCCCCTGCGTCTAGCGCCGGATCGAAGGCTTAGCGCACTTTTACGGATCGTCCTTGAGGCGGTCTTTTTTACGCTACGGCCGACACGACTAGTTGGCCGCGGGGTTCTTTCAGAAGAAAAAACCCGGACTTCTTCTGCTTCCTGCGTCTTGCGAGGACGTCTTCCGGCTGCTGTTTTTTTGAGAACAATGCCTTGTGCTGCCAGTTTCTTGGGTGTGTGCGGACCTTCTTTTTTGCGTTTCTCGGCCCTGGCCGGTTCACCTGCCTCTACTGCGTAGCGTTGCTGCGGTCCAACTCGGTATACGATTAGCGTTTTGCCAAGATGGTGAACGGCTTCACATGCGAGCTCGGCGCAGATCCTGGCAAGCATTTCTTCACGCTCGTCGCGTTCCTGACCGGACGCGCGAATCTTGATGAGCTCGTGTGCCTTTAGCGCGAGATCGATTTCCTTGAGAACGGGTAAGGTCAGTCCCTGATCGCCGATCAGGACAACAGGGCGAAGAGGGTGGGCAGCAGCACGGAGTTCTCGTCGTGCCCGGCTTGTTAGCGTGGTGATATTCATGGATGAATTGTAAGGGATGGCAAAGAAAAAGTTCTCAAAAGAATGGGTCATGCAGCATATCAATGATCCTTATGTCAAGATGGCGCAACAGAAAGGCTATCGGGCACGTGCTGCATTCAAGTTGCTTGAGATCCTGGATCAGGAAAAGCTGATGCGTCCGGGGGACCTGGTGGTGGATCTGGGTTCGACACCCGGCAGCTGGTCCCAGGTCGCACGCGAGCGCCTGTCAGGGAAGGGCGACCAGATTCGCGGCGCGATCATCGCACTGGATATTCTGCCGATGGAGCCTGTTCCGGGTGTGCAGTTCATTCAAGGTGATTTTCGCGAGGACGAGGTGCTTGAGCAGCTAGCCAGAGAAGTGGGTGAGCGACAGGTTGACCTTGTTATTTCCGATATGGCCCCCAACTTGACGGGGGTGGCCAGTGCAGACTCGGCAAGAATTCAGCATGTATGCGAACTGGCAGCTGATTTCGCTGTCTCACATTTGAAGTCCGATGGTGCGCTGATCATGAAAGCGTTTCATGGAAGCGGATTCTCTCAGACAGTCGAAGATCTCAAGCGTCGTTTCAAGCGTGTGGTCGAACGCAAGCCCAAGGCGTCCCGGGATAAATCGTCCGAGACGTTCATCGTGGCGAGAGGTTTGAAAGATGGTGTCGGTCCGGTTTAGTTGGGCCGACGAGATGGTTGATCGGCAATTAATCTTGCCAAAGCGGGTAGAATGAAGTATCAAAAAGTTAGACTTGAAAATTCCTGGCCATTTGGCGTCAGGCTGGGCGTGTTGAGCAGGAGATAGGAACGTGAACAATTCGTTCTCAAAAATAGCCGTGTGGATGGTGATAGCGCTTGTGCTTTTCACCGTCTTCAAGCAGTTCGATGGGCGCCCGGCAGCTCAGCAGACAGTGAGTTACACCCAGTTTATGCAGGATGCCCAGTCGGGCATGATCCGCAAGGTTGACGTTCAGGGAGATGTGCTGCATGTCACTCCCGAGAGCGGTGCGCCTTACACGATTACCTCTCCGGGTGACCTGTGGATGGTGTCGGATCTGATGAAAGCGGGCGTACAGGTTTCGGGTTCGGCGCGTGAAGAACCATCTTTACTGATGAGCATCTTTGTGTCCTGGTTCCCCATGTTGCTGCTGATTGCGGTGTGGATCTTTTTCATGCGGCAGATGCAGGGTGGCGGTAAAGGCGGTGCTTTCAGCTTCGGAAAGTCGCGTGCCCGCATGCTTGACGAAAGCACGAATTCGATCACTTTTGCTGACGTGGCCGGTTGCGATGAGGCCAAGGAAGACGTCCAGGAACTGGTTGATTTCTTGCGCGATCCGACCAAATTCCAGAAGCTCGGTGGCCACATTCCGCGTGGTGTGCTGATGGTTGGCTCTCCGGGTACGGGTAAGACGCTGCTGGCTAAAGCCATCGCTGGCGAGGCAAAGGTGCCGTTCTTTAGTATCTCGGGTTCAGATTTTGTCGAGATGTTTGTTGGCGTGGGTGCTGCTCGCGTACGCGACATGTTCGAAAACGCCAAGAAGCACGCGCCTTGCATCATTTTTATTGACGAAATCGATGCGGTGGGTCGTCAGCGTGGAGCCGGACTCGGTGGCGGTAACGATGAGCGTGAACAGACACTGAACCAGATGCTGGTCGAGATGGACGGCTTCGAATCAGGTCAGGGCGTGATTGTGATCGCTGCAACCAACCGTCCCGATGTGCTTGACCCTGCTTTGTTGCGTCCAGGTCGTTTTGACCGTCAGGTGGTGGTGCCGCTGCCAGATATCCGTGGTCGCGAGCAAATTCTCAAGGTTCATATGCGCAAGGTTCCGATCGCTCAGAACGTGGAAGCGATGGTGCTCGCGCGAGGAACACCCGGTTTCTCGGGTGCCGATCTGGCAAACCTGGTCAATGAGGCAGCGTTGTTTGCTGCCCGTCGAAGCGGTCGTCTGGTTGATATGTCGGACTTCGAACGCGCCAAAGACAAGATCATCATGGGCGCTGAACGTCGCTCGATCGTTATGCCTGAAGAGGAGCGTCGTAACACTGCCTACCACGAGTCGGGGCATGCCATTGTTGCGCATCTGATGCCCAAGACAGATCCGGTACACAAGGTCACCATTATTCCTCGCGGACGGGCGTTAGGCGTGACTATGCAATTGCCTGAATCGGATCGTTACAGCATGGACAAGATCCGTCTGCTCTCCATGATCGCAGTGCTTTTTGGTGGCAGGATTGCAGAAGAAATCTTCATGAACCAGATGACAACTGGTGCATCGAACGACTTTGAGCGTGCGACGGCAATCGCCCGTGACATTGTGACTCGATACGGTATGACCGAAGAGCTCGGTCCAATGGTGTATGCCGAGAATGAAGGAGAAGTCTTTCTGGGTCGCAGCGTGACCAAGACGACTCACGTTTCTGAGGCAACCATGCAAAAAGTGGATGCTGAGATTCGCCGGATTATTGACGAACAGTACAACGTGGCCCGTCGGATTCTCGAAGAGAATCGCGAAAAGGTGGAAGCGATGGCCAAGGCGTTGCTCGAATGGGAAACCATTGACTCCGACCAGATCGGCGACATCATGGAAGGCCGTCCTCCGAGACCGCCCAAAGAGCCGGCTCAGACCGTGGACTCATCCAGCAATGTGCCTCCACCGGCTCCCAAGCCTTCAAGCGGTGAGAATCCTGCCGAGGCTGTCTGACCGGAACACACTGCATGAGTCGTATTGTCTGGCGATGTGGCCGCTTCGATCTTGAACTGGATCGGGTGGTCGTGATGGGGGTGCTCAATGTCACCCCCGATTCTTTTTCTGATGGTGGACAGCACGGTGCTGTCGAGGCAGCCATTGAGCATGCGCTCAATTTGATCGAGCAGGGTGCGGACATCATCGACATCGGCGGTGAGTCGACCCGACCCGGTGCGCAACCCGTATCGGTCGAGCAAGAGCTTGCTCGCGTACTCCCCGTTGTGGAGGCTCTGCGAGATTCGAACATTCCCATTTCAGTTGACACCTGCAAGCCGGCGGTCATGCGCGCGGTGCTCGAAGCAGGCGCAGACATCATTAACGACATTTCCGGCTTCAGGCAAGCGTCTGCGCGGGAGATCGTTGCAGCTCATCCCCGGTGTGGCGTGTGCGTGATGCACATGCAGGGCGAGCCTCGTACTATGCAACAATCACCACATTACGATGATGTGACCCGGGATGTGGTTCGTTCCTTGCAGGATTCTGCACGTGCGCTGGAGTCGCTCGGCATTGCAAGTGATCGCATTTCACTGGATCCAGGGTTTGGGTTCGGAAAATCAGTCGCGCACAATTACGACCTGATGCGAGATCTGGAACAACTGGTGGATCTGGGGTATCCGGTGTTGATCGGGGTGTCGAGAAAGTCCATGATTGGGGCAGTGACGGGGCGTCCGGTCGATCAGCGACTGGCGGGTAGCCTGGCTGCTGCGCTTGCTGCAGTTGCCAGAGGTGCGCAGATTATCCGGGTGCACGACGTGCAACAGACGATTGATGCGATCAGGGTATGGGAAGCGATTGAGAAGGGTATCGGGGAAACGAGATGAGTCGAAAGTATTTTGGGACGGACGGGGTGCGAGGCACAGTTGGCAGCGACGTGATCAATCCGCAGTTTGCGCTTCGCCTGGGTTACGCGGCGGGAAAGGTGCTTTGTCGTTCTTACAAGGGCGAAGGCAGACCAGCGGTACTGATCGGCAAGGACACCCGAATAAGCGGGTACATGCTTGAATCCTCCCTGGAGGCCGGGTTTGCCTCGGCGGGCGTCGATGTGTTGCTTGCTGGCCCGATTCCCACGCCAGCTGTCGCCTACCTGACTCGCGCATGGCGCTTGTCCGCAGGTGTCGTGATCAGTGCATCGCATAATCCCTACCAGGACAATGGCATCAAGTTCTTTTCTTCAAAAGGAACCAAACTGCCAGATTCATTCGAACTCAGTATCGAGGCTGCGCTTGAGGAGCCGATGCAGTGCGTATCGTCCGATAAGCTGGGACGGGCACGCCGTATTCCTGATGCATCCGGACGGTATATCGAGTTTTGTAAAGGTACTTTTGGGTCCGATCTTGATTTGAATGGACTCAAGCTGGTTGTGGATGCTGCTCATGGAGCCGCCTACCATATTGCCCCACACGTATTCGAAGAGCTGGGTGCATCCGTGCATGCCATCGGAGTCGAACCGGATGGATTCAATATCAATCGCGATGTTGGTGCCATGCACCCGGAAAGGCTGGTAAAGGAAGTACGAGAAAAAGGGGCCCACTACGGTATTGCGCTTGATGGCGATGCAGACCGGGTTCAGATGGTGGACGCTTCCGGCCGTGTATATAACGGCGACGAACTGCTCTTTGCAATGGTCAGAGAGCGGGCCATGCGACAGCCGGTGGCGGGTGTGGTTGGCACACTCATGAGCAACCTCGGTCTGGAACTTTCCCTTAAAACCATGGACATCCCGTTTGAGCGTGCGGCCGTTGGCGATCGCTATGTGATGGAGAAGCTTGGCGAGCGTGGTTGGTTGTACGGTGGAGAAAGTTCTGGTCACCTGCTGTGTCTGGATGCGCACTCCACTGGCGATGGAATCATTGCCAGTTTGCAGGTGCTTGCAGCGTTATGCCGCTATCAGTCAGATCTGTCGGACTGGGTATCTGATCTCACCATGTTGCCCCAGGTTTTGATCAATGTTCCGATTCAGCCAGGGCTGGACTGGAAGTCCCACGCAGGCTTGAGGCAGGCAACGGCTGATGTAGAACAGCGTCTCGGTGCTAATGGAAGAGTGCTGATCAGGGCCTCGGGTACGGAGCCCAAGTTGCGTCTGATGGTCGAAGCCGTTGATGATGGAATGGCCCATCGCTGTGCGCGGGAACTCGCGGACAGTCTGGCGTAACCTTTTGTCTGTTTGCTGACATCGCGTTGGCGGACGGGTATTTCTCCCGGATGTTGCACAAGCCGTATCAGGCAGTTGACTGTCATGGAGATGTAACGGCTTTGTAAAGAGGGTGACACGAGCATCGTCCACACTTCGTTCATTGAACGAGTGAGGACCGTATGCTTGAACTTGTAAACAGTCGTGCCAGCATCTTTACCCTGCCTTCTGCAGCGCAACGCAAACGCCACGGAGGGGAGCGGCCTGGTGATCTGGTGGTAGGTCTGGCCCAGTCTGACCGTGAGCTCGATGCGATCGGACGGTTGAGATATAACGTCTTTTCTTCAGAGTATGGGGCGTCGTTGAATCAATCCGGTCTCGACAGGGACACGTTTGACGTGTGGTGCGACCATTTGATGGTGAAGGACTTGTTATCAGATGAGGTTGTGGGGACGTACCGGATCTTGACGCCCCATCAAGCCAAACGTGCGGGTGGTTACTACAGCGAGCAGGAGTTTGACCTGTCTGGACTTGGCATCGTAAAGGGCCACCTAGTCGAGTTCGGCCGTGCCTGCATCCATGAGCAGTATCGAAATGGCGCGGTGTTGATGATGCTCTGGTCCGGGCTGGCGGAAATTCTGAAACAGGGACGTTACGAGCACGTTTTTGGGTGTGCGAGCGTGAGTTTGCGAGATGACGGTGTCAGTGCTGCACAAGTCTGGCGCAGTGTTCGTGAACATCTTGGTGGTGCAGATGAAGAACCGGTGGTTGTGCCCCATCATCGCTATCCGGTGGAGCAGATTGATGACGACTTGCCGGGTGTTATTCCTGCTCTGCTGAGCGGCTATCTGAAACTGGGTGCGCGGGTGTGTGGTCAGCCTGCCTGGGATCCTGATTTCAATACAGCAGACTTTCCAATGCTGCTATCAGTCAGCCAGATGGGTGTGCGCTATCGCAAGCACTTCGGATTCGAGTGACGCGCTTTGCCACGGGAATGTGGGGCGCCAGGGTGTGGTGGTCAAACCGGAATCAGTTGAAACTGAAATCCAACTTTATCCCATTCGTCCTCCTCGCCGTGCAGAGAATAATCTGTCAAGGGGTGCTCATCCAGCCAGGTCTTGTCGACTTTGGTGACAATGGATGTGTTGCTGACGCTCACGGATAAGGCGAGTCGGTTCAACTCTTCGCGCCTACGGCACAAAAGCACGGCCAGGCGCAGTGCGAGGATGGCGACCCATTGGTCGCGGGTCCGGACCTGAGGTTGAACCTTCGAGAGTTTGCCGGTATGAGCCATCACAAGCATGGCCAGCAGACCCTGATCGACCCTGGAAAATCCTGGCATGTCCGCATTGGTCAGAATGTAGGCGCCATGCTTGTGGTAACCCGCCTGGGCGATGGACATTCCTGCCTCATGCAGATCACAAGCCCAGCTCAGACAGTGGCGCAGCTCACTTTGCGCGGGCAGATCAGGGAACAGACTGTCGAACAGGCTCAGGGCTGTTTGTTTCACCCTTGCAGCTTGTCGACTATCAACGTGATACCGCTTCATGAACACTTTGACAGTTTCGTCACGACGGTCATGGAGACCTTCGCGTCCAGCCAGATCGACGAGTACGCCGAGCCTGAGGGCTCCGTCACCCGTCTTCATGTCATCGATACCGAGCTCTTCAAAGAACGCACTCATGATGGCCAGGCCACCTGGGAGCACGTCCGAGCGTTCAAGCTTGATGCCAGGCAGTTCCTGCGCAATGACCTTACCTGCCTTGACCAGCTTTTGTCGCAGTTTGGCGAGTCCATCGCGCGTGATGCCATCTGTGGACATGCCACCTTCTGTCAGGATTGCAAACAGTGCTTTGGCGGTACCGGAGGACCCAAAACTCTGCTGCCAGCCAAGCTTTCGGTATGGCTTGGTGATGACCTCTATTTCTCGACGTGCAGCCGTGATCGCCATACGCATGGTCTGATCATCAATATAACCATCCGGAAAGAAACGTCGACTGTAGCTGACGCAACCCATGTAGAGTGAAGTCATCAGCAGGGGTTCGTCATGCTTGCCAATAACCACTTCGGTAGATCCCCCGCCAATGTCAATCACCAGTCTGCGATGGTCGGAAAGGGGGAGCGTGTGACTCACGCCTGCATAGATCAGTCGCGCTTCCTCGCGCCCCGCAATGACCTCGATCGGAAATCCGAGTGCGGCTTCTGCGCGCGGGAGAAACTCAGGTGTGTTGCGGGCGACCCTGAAAGTGTTGGTGGCAACCGCACGCACTCTGTCTGGATGAAAGCTGCGCAGTCGTTCACCAAATCGTTCGAGGACGGCAACTGCCCGTTGAA
This sequence is a window from Orrella marina. Protein-coding genes within it:
- the ppx gene encoding exopolyphosphatase; protein product: MEHLLAAVDIGSNSFRLSIGRVHEEHGVRQIYQIDRMKETVRLAAGLDQNKILSEDAIQRAVAVLERFGERLRSFHPDRVRAVATNTFRVARNTPEFLPRAEAALGFPIEVIAGREEARLIYAGVSHTLPLSDHRRLVIDIGGGSTEVVIGKHDEPLLMTSLYMGCVSYSRRFFPDGYIDDQTMRMAITAARREIEVITKPYRKLGWQQSFGSSGTAKALFAILTEGGMSTDGITRDGLAKLRQKLVKAGKVIAQELPGIKLERSDVLPGGLAIMSAFFEELGIDDMKTGDGALRLGVLVDLAGREGLHDRRDETVKVFMKRYHVDSRQAARVKQTALSLFDSLFPDLPAQSELRHCLSWACDLHEAGMSIAQAGYHKHGAYILTNADMPGFSRVDQGLLAMLVMAHTGKLSKVQPQVRTRDQWVAILALRLAVLLCRRREELNRLALSVSVSNTSIVTKVDKTWLDEHPLTDYSLHGEEDEWDKVGFQFQLIPV
- the folP gene encoding dihydropteroate synthase, with the translated sequence MSRIVWRCGRFDLELDRVVVMGVLNVTPDSFSDGGQHGAVEAAIEHALNLIEQGADIIDIGGESTRPGAQPVSVEQELARVLPVVEALRDSNIPISVDTCKPAVMRAVLEAGADIINDISGFRQASAREIVAAHPRCGVCVMHMQGEPRTMQQSPHYDDVTRDVVRSLQDSARALESLGIASDRISLDPGFGFGKSVAHNYDLMRDLEQLVDLGYPVLIGVSRKSMIGAVTGRPVDQRLAGSLAAALAAVARGAQIIRVHDVQQTIDAIRVWEAIEKGIGETR
- a CDS encoding TetR family transcriptional regulator, producing the protein MGRTASTVNNPSSSASEKVSTRDRILQAAVDVFAKYGLAGGSVDKISKAANSHDRMIYYYFGNKEGLFVAVLEEIYRRFNVAECQIEIIPDDPLASLKRMIHFIIHYFRDHPEFVTILNSENLQRGKHVSKARSTQRYSIIAVGAIDTVIRQGQQQGLFRPEIRARDVYLMISSLGYFYQSNRFTLSEFLGERLEADSAFAQWEDFVTDAVLRTVLKKET
- a CDS encoding RlmE family RNA methyltransferase, which produces MAKKKFSKEWVMQHINDPYVKMAQQKGYRARAAFKLLEILDQEKLMRPGDLVVDLGSTPGSWSQVARERLSGKGDQIRGAIIALDILPMEPVPGVQFIQGDFREDEVLEQLAREVGERQVDLVISDMAPNLTGVASADSARIQHVCELAADFAVSHLKSDGALIMKAFHGSGFSQTVEDLKRRFKRVVERKPKASRDKSSETFIVARGLKDGVGPV
- the ftsH gene encoding ATP-dependent zinc metalloprotease FtsH; the protein is MNNSFSKIAVWMVIALVLFTVFKQFDGRPAAQQTVSYTQFMQDAQSGMIRKVDVQGDVLHVTPESGAPYTITSPGDLWMVSDLMKAGVQVSGSAREEPSLLMSIFVSWFPMLLLIAVWIFFMRQMQGGGKGGAFSFGKSRARMLDESTNSITFADVAGCDEAKEDVQELVDFLRDPTKFQKLGGHIPRGVLMVGSPGTGKTLLAKAIAGEAKVPFFSISGSDFVEMFVGVGAARVRDMFENAKKHAPCIIFIDEIDAVGRQRGAGLGGGNDEREQTLNQMLVEMDGFESGQGVIVIAATNRPDVLDPALLRPGRFDRQVVVPLPDIRGREQILKVHMRKVPIAQNVEAMVLARGTPGFSGADLANLVNEAALFAARRSGRLVDMSDFERAKDKIIMGAERRSIVMPEEERRNTAYHESGHAIVAHLMPKTDPVHKVTIIPRGRALGVTMQLPESDRYSMDKIRLLSMIAVLFGGRIAEEIFMNQMTTGASNDFERATAIARDIVTRYGMTEELGPMVYAENEGEVFLGRSVTKTTHVSEATMQKVDAEIRRIIDEQYNVARRILEENREKVEAMAKALLEWETIDSDQIGDIMEGRPPRPPKEPAQTVDSSSNVPPPAPKPSSGENPAEAV
- the greA gene encoding transcription elongation factor GreA — encoded protein: MSAIPITASGAERLREELHRLKHVERPAVIDAIAEARAQGDLSENAEYDAARERQGFVEARISELEGALSNAQIIEPSELNADGAVVFGATVEIEDLDTEVRVTYQIVGDLEADIRKNMISVSSPVARALIGRRAGDVAEVQTPSGVKEYEIVGLSYK
- a CDS encoding YhbY family RNA-binding protein translates to MNITTLTSRARRELRAAAHPLRPVVLIGDQGLTLPVLKEIDLALKAHELIKIRASGQERDEREEMLARICAELACEAVHHLGKTLIVYRVGPQQRYAVEAGEPARAEKRKKEGPHTPKKLAAQGIVLKKTAAGRRPRKTQEAEEVRVFSSERTPRPTSRVGRSVKKTASRTIRKSALSLRSGARRRG
- a CDS encoding GNAT family N-acetyltransferase, producing MLELVNSRASIFTLPSAAQRKRHGGERPGDLVVGLAQSDRELDAIGRLRYNVFSSEYGASLNQSGLDRDTFDVWCDHLMVKDLLSDEVVGTYRILTPHQAKRAGGYYSEQEFDLSGLGIVKGHLVEFGRACIHEQYRNGAVLMMLWSGLAEILKQGRYEHVFGCASVSLRDDGVSAAQVWRSVREHLGGADEEPVVVPHHRYPVEQIDDDLPGVIPALLSGYLKLGARVCGQPAWDPDFNTADFPMLLSVSQMGVRYRKHFGFE
- a CDS encoding ferredoxin--NADP reductase; this translates as MSAFNHEKVLTVHHWTDKLFSFTTTRDASLRFSNGHFTMIGLQVNGKPLLRAYSIVSANYEEHLEFLSIKVQDGPLTSRLQHIQPGDEIIVGRKPTGTLLIDYLLPGKRLYLLSSGTGLAPFLSIIRDPATFEKYEQVVLVHSVREVAELAYHQYLTEELPQHELLGEMIQEHLLYYPTVTREPFHNQGRITDLIENGKLFQDLGIPAFDPEIDRAMICGSPAMLRDLKEMLEQRGFKEGNTSRPGDFVIERAFVEQ
- the glmM gene encoding phosphoglucosamine mutase, with the protein product MSRKYFGTDGVRGTVGSDVINPQFALRLGYAAGKVLCRSYKGEGRPAVLIGKDTRISGYMLESSLEAGFASAGVDVLLAGPIPTPAVAYLTRAWRLSAGVVISASHNPYQDNGIKFFSSKGTKLPDSFELSIEAALEEPMQCVSSDKLGRARRIPDASGRYIEFCKGTFGSDLDLNGLKLVVDAAHGAAYHIAPHVFEELGASVHAIGVEPDGFNINRDVGAMHPERLVKEVREKGAHYGIALDGDADRVQMVDASGRVYNGDELLFAMVRERAMRQPVAGVVGTLMSNLGLELSLKTMDIPFERAAVGDRYVMEKLGERGWLYGGESSGHLLCLDAHSTGDGIIASLQVLAALCRYQSDLSDWVSDLTMLPQVLINVPIQPGLDWKSHAGLRQATADVEQRLGANGRVLIRASGTEPKLRLMVEAVDDGMAHRCARELADSLA